A region from the Aegilops tauschii subsp. strangulata cultivar AL8/78 chromosome 5, Aet v6.0, whole genome shotgun sequence genome encodes:
- the LOC109765938 gene encoding uncharacterized protein produces MARPPSPRPVLLDEYRDWSSLPEELLEHIGKMLHSRRDAFKFRSMCPGWRAALPFTKYFAPMLMMLPFCPNSPDIAVTFFTAADGGETTFTRNLPSLRGKTLRGSSHGWLALVDEAGYVTLLNPLTGATVKLPLADERVLAASYRHYAFPDGNWVILPAVRGQHEWVRLEEMKKSEIFREIVLSSSSPGSGDCVAMAALAESSTVAFCRVGVDVAWTLLDTNGPKSCVTSVVHFGGSRFLAIFNGHNGRFVSPDVAVVGAISICDVAGAAPAATWIRSLHAAPKKKSDWACKYMQVNGELYLVASKVPGCTNLCRVYKSNIFAKRPKWIRVKNAPGVTLFVSTNFTKGDSEGAASVSGFKENSIYCMDYNVYRNQLELKIIDIANGTCEFQPFHGKIQDSAGTLCWIQPNHWK; encoded by the coding sequence ATGGCTCGTCCGCCAAGCCCCAGACCTGTTCTTCTGGACGAGTATCGGGACTGGAGCAGTCTGCCGGAGGAGCTCCTGGAGCACATCGGCAAGATGCTCCACTCGCGGCGTGACGCCTTCAAGTTCCGGTCCATGTGCCCGGGCTGGCGCGCCGCGCTGCCGTTCACCAAGTACTTCGCGCCGATGCTGATGATGCTGCCCTTCTGCCCCAACTCACCGGACATCGCCGTCACCTTCTTCACAGCGGCAGACGGCGGCGAGACGACCTTCACGAGGAACCTGCCGTCGCTGCGAGGCAAGACACTGCGCGGCTCATCGCATGGGTGGCTGGCGCTCGTCGACGAGGCCGGGTATGTGACACTTCTCAACCCGCTGACCGGGGCTACCGTCAAGCTCCCGCTAGCCGACGAGCGCGTCCTGGCGGCCTCCTATAGACACTATGCGTTCCCGGACGGCAACTGGGTCATCCTTCCTGCCGTCCGCGGCCAACACGAGTGGGTCAGGCTAGAAGAGATGAAGAAGAGTGAGATCTTCCGCGAGATCGTGCTCTCCTCGTCCTCGCCCGGCTCCGGGGACTGCGTGGCGATGGCGGCGCTGGCGGAGTCGAGCACCGTCGCGTTCTGCCGCGTGGGCGTCGACGTTGCATGGACGTTGCTCGACACCAACGGGCCAAAAAGCTGCGTCACCTCCGTGGTTCACTTCGGCGGCAGCAGGTTCCTGGCGATCTTCAACGGGCATAACGGCAGGTTTGTCTCCCCAGATGTGGCGGTAGTTGGAGCGATCTCCATCTGCGACGTTGCCGGCGCAGCTCCCGCGGCGACATGGATTCGATCTTTGCATGCAGCTCCCAAAAAGAAATCGGATTGGGCCTGCAAGTATATGCAAGTGAATGGCGAGCTGTACCTCGTCGCCTCCAAAGTGCCGGGCTGCACCAACCTCTGCCGTGTCTATAAGAGCAATATCTTCGCTAAGAGGCCGAAGTGGATCAGGGTGAAGAACGCCCCCGGAGTGACACTGTTTGTGTCGACTAATTTCACGAAGGGCGACAGTGAAGGAGCAGCAAGCGTCTCCGGGTTCAAGGAGAATTCCATCTACTGCATGGACTATAACGTGTACCGTAATCAGTTAGAGTTAAAGATCATTGACATCGCCAATGGGACGTGCGAGTTCCAGCCTTTCCACGGAAAGATTCAGGATTCAGCTGGGACTCTTTGCTGGATTCAACCCAATCATTGGAAATAA